A genomic stretch from Candidatus Nitrososphaera gargensis Ga9.2 includes:
- a CDS encoding 50S ribosomal protein L39e has translation MSVRFYTTTIRCQHTDASTITPTLKKRKKSILGSYMAARKNTSRKKRLLKRTRQNRPVPTWVVIRTNRKVRTNPKRRLWRRSDVNVG, from the coding sequence TTGTCTGTAAGGTTTTACACAACGACCATCCGCTGCCAGCACACAGACGCATCAACAATCACGCCAACACTTAAAAAGCGGAAAAAATCAATCCTAGGCTCGTATATGGCTGCCCGGAAAAACACTTCACGCAAAAAGCGGTTGTTAAAGCGCACTAGGCAGAATAGGCCAGTGCCGACATGGGTAGTCATTAGGACGAACAGGAAGGTCAGAACTAACCCCAAGCGCAGGCTTTGGCGCAGGTCTGACGTCAATGTAGGTTGA
- a CDS encoding S16 family serine protease: MQARAALANNTKLVLAIGLAASIAVSLVAYAYSAQQINLLTAELADKSRVLEEQRQQIDEKTVQLGLLNLQIESLENEIAAKTAEAQDLSQTVDAQRNEIQLLKAQAASLQDDIHELEQQIQANENEIALLTGQMQETQSQLESFKRVKVGHYSLAVDQFGKGIVLPIEVEIIPSGEGIVSIDVKNVKYETGFQDSVRTAVLVASEYSDISVSDKDIVIRVINEDDELITIDGGSAGALLTGMIAAGLMDREINPSVLITGTIESDGTVGHIGSVDKKADAATDFGAETILVPEDQEFNHSSINVIGVSDIEDVMRYFTS; this comes from the coding sequence TTGCAGGCTAGAGCTGCCCTTGCTAATAATACAAAACTAGTGTTGGCTATAGGCCTTGCAGCGTCGATTGCCGTCAGCCTGGTCGCTTACGCCTATTCTGCGCAGCAGATAAACCTCTTGACAGCAGAGCTCGCTGATAAATCAAGAGTACTTGAAGAGCAGAGGCAGCAGATCGATGAAAAGACCGTCCAGCTTGGGTTGTTGAACTTACAGATTGAGAGCCTTGAAAACGAAATCGCTGCAAAGACTGCAGAGGCTCAAGACCTATCTCAGACGGTTGATGCCCAAAGGAACGAGATTCAACTTTTGAAAGCACAGGCTGCAAGCCTTCAAGATGATATTCATGAGCTTGAACAACAAATACAGGCTAATGAAAATGAAATAGCATTGCTCACCGGGCAGATGCAAGAAACGCAGTCCCAGCTTGAATCATTCAAGCGTGTCAAGGTAGGCCACTACAGCCTTGCAGTAGACCAGTTTGGGAAAGGCATAGTCCTGCCAATAGAAGTCGAAATCATCCCATCTGGAGAAGGAATAGTATCCATAGATGTAAAAAACGTCAAGTATGAAACCGGCTTTCAGGACTCGGTAAGGACGGCGGTCCTTGTAGCGTCAGAGTACAGCGACATTTCAGTCTCTGACAAAGATATCGTTATCCGGGTCATAAATGAGGATGACGAGCTGATAACTATTGATGGCGGATCTGCTGGTGCCCTTCTTACCGGAATGATTGCAGCAGGACTGATGGACCGCGAGATCAATCCTTCGGTGTTGATCACGGGGACTATTGAATCGGACGGGACCGTCGGCCACATTGGAAGCGTGGACAAAAAGGCCGATGCAGCCACTGATTTTGGGGCAGAGACAATATTGGTTCCAGAGGATCAAGAGTTCAATCACAGTTCGATAAATGTGATTGGCGTTTCAGACATAGAAGATGTTATGCGGTATTTCACATCGTGA
- a CDS encoding flavin reductase family protein — protein sequence MPEIMGNVHRYFATTVGLITTKGKHGPNVMAAEWTMHVSYDPMLIAVFVHDSPTYWNIEETRVFGVNIASDDQSELVNIAGGYSGTEINKLAIPGTFSTYSAKHIDVPMIKGCALNAECRVTTIEKMGDHIMVVGEAVSAIFDEKKFPLIYTRGNYRKLSRSKIPSGRKVVRITPDQMSQFQKMSAGQFVLKAAAAVIRRQNGGQILLQKFGDWWILPMVVVNKGANYKEALEKHLGSIGVSASVSKISGIKRMTLKAGKTELRANFITFDCKLRSLEGSDAEWFTRLPKNSTVLTLLEKP from the coding sequence ATGCCTGAAATCATGGGCAACGTGCATCGGTACTTTGCGACTACCGTAGGATTAATCACCACAAAGGGCAAGCATGGCCCGAACGTCATGGCAGCAGAGTGGACGATGCATGTTTCCTACGATCCGATGCTTATCGCTGTTTTCGTGCACGATTCACCAACGTACTGGAACATCGAGGAAACCCGAGTATTTGGTGTCAACATTGCATCAGACGATCAATCAGAGCTGGTCAACATAGCCGGTGGATACTCTGGCACCGAGATAAACAAGCTTGCAATACCGGGTACGTTTTCAACATACAGCGCAAAGCATATCGATGTTCCGATGATAAAGGGGTGCGCGCTGAACGCAGAGTGCAGAGTAACTACAATAGAAAAGATGGGCGACCACATCATGGTGGTAGGAGAGGCGGTCAGCGCGATATTTGACGAAAAAAAGTTCCCACTGATATATACTAGGGGCAACTACCGAAAGCTTTCAAGATCAAAGATCCCCTCAGGCAGAAAAGTTGTGCGGATTACGCCTGATCAGATGTCGCAATTTCAAAAAATGTCTGCCGGGCAATTTGTCCTGAAAGCAGCGGCCGCGGTGATAAGAAGACAGAACGGCGGCCAGATACTGTTGCAGAAATTCGGCGATTGGTGGATCTTGCCGATGGTCGTGGTTAACAAGGGCGCCAACTACAAAGAAGCGTTGGAGAAGCATCTTGGTTCAATTGGTGTATCTGCCAGCGTTAGCAAAATTAGCGGCATAAAACGCATGACGCTCAAGGCCGGCAAGACAGAGCTTCGCGCCAACTTTATCACGTTTGACTGCAAGCTCAGGTCGCTCGAAGGTTCCGATGCAGAGTGGTTCACCAGACTGCCAAAGAATAGTACTGTGCTAACCCTGCTTGAAAAGCCCTGA
- a CDS encoding aspartate aminotransferase family protein yields the protein MRDYVEDYMRKTTKSKCLYSRSARVFPGGISHNIRYFEPYPFFVNSAKGKQLHDVDGNRYTDYWMGHWALILGHSPKPVADALAAQVRNGTLYGTVNEVSVELAETIQKLMPRAEMMRFSSTGSEATMYAVRLARAKTGRRVIAKAIGGWHGFNTTLMQTVNYPFEVEEGPGLVQDEGQYVESIPFNNLDASLKVLETIKDDLACIIIEPVLGGAGCIPPVDGYLQGLQEFAKKNGSLFILDEIVTGFRLSLHGAASVYKLEPDLFTLGKICGGGMPIGVVCGDKEIMSLADPVSRKDKEARCAIGGGTFSANPVTMTAGLATLNFLKKNKSVYSKIDRLGDVARKGLSKIFAEAGIPSKVTGLNSIFMTHFGKEMVQDANDVATSNKELLTRYHLALMAGHGIFFLPGKMGAFSNAHDESDVKRLLAATEKIVQSGLFKQG from the coding sequence ATGCGTGACTACGTAGAGGACTATATGCGCAAGACAACCAAGTCCAAGTGTCTTTATTCCCGGTCTGCCCGCGTGTTTCCCGGCGGCATCAGCCATAACATCCGGTATTTCGAGCCTTACCCGTTCTTCGTAAATTCGGCCAAGGGCAAGCAGCTGCACGACGTTGACGGGAACCGCTACACAGACTATTGGATGGGCCACTGGGCGCTTATTCTGGGGCACTCGCCCAAACCAGTCGCAGACGCGCTGGCCGCGCAGGTGCGCAACGGCACTCTGTATGGCACGGTCAACGAAGTGAGCGTCGAGCTGGCAGAGACCATACAAAAATTGATGCCAAGGGCTGAGATGATGCGCTTTAGCAGCACAGGCTCTGAGGCCACAATGTATGCAGTCAGGCTTGCCCGCGCAAAGACAGGGAGGCGGGTCATCGCAAAGGCGATAGGTGGCTGGCATGGCTTTAACACCACGCTCATGCAGACCGTCAACTATCCTTTTGAAGTAGAAGAAGGCCCCGGCCTTGTACAGGACGAGGGACAGTATGTCGAATCGATACCGTTCAACAACCTTGATGCGTCCCTCAAGGTGTTAGAAACGATCAAGGACGACCTTGCATGCATCATTATCGAGCCGGTGCTCGGCGGGGCGGGCTGCATACCTCCTGTTGACGGTTACCTTCAGGGCCTGCAAGAGTTTGCGAAGAAGAACGGCAGCCTGTTCATACTGGACGAAATAGTGACTGGCTTTAGGCTATCGCTCCATGGCGCGGCAAGCGTCTACAAGCTCGAGCCCGATCTCTTCACGCTTGGCAAGATATGCGGAGGTGGCATGCCAATTGGAGTGGTGTGTGGCGACAAAGAGATCATGTCACTTGCAGACCCGGTGTCAAGGAAGGACAAAGAGGCGCGCTGTGCGATAGGCGGCGGTACTTTCTCTGCCAACCCTGTCACAATGACTGCGGGCCTTGCGACACTGAACTTTTTGAAAAAGAACAAGAGCGTCTACAGCAAGATCGACAGGCTGGGCGACGTAGCGAGGAAGGGATTGAGCAAGATATTTGCCGAAGCTGGGATCCCGAGCAAGGTTACAGGCTTGAACTCGATCTTTATGACCCACTTTGGCAAAGAGATGGTTCAGGATGCAAACGATGTGGCGACATCGAACAAGGAGCTGCTCACAAGATACCACCTTGCGCTGATGGCAGGCCACGGCATATTCTTTTTGCCGGGCAAGATGGGAGCTTTCTCAAATGCCCACGATGAAAGCGATGTCAAGCGGCTGCTTGCGGCCACCGAAAAGATAGTCCAGTCAGGGCTTTTCAAGCAGGGTTAG
- a CDS encoding RidA family protein gives MIEDKLASLGITLPSPPAPAGSYVPVVVTHNNLAFVAGQIPTEGGQVKFKGKVGRDISIEAGQQAARLCTINALAQLKSALGSLDRVKRAVKVTGFVSCDPLFADQPKVINGASDLLVQVFGENGRHARAAVGVSSLPLDSAVEVEFIVEV, from the coding sequence ATGATAGAAGACAAGCTTGCATCCCTTGGAATAACGCTCCCGTCGCCTCCGGCCCCTGCAGGGTCGTACGTGCCAGTGGTCGTAACGCACAACAACCTTGCGTTTGTAGCAGGACAGATCCCGACAGAAGGCGGGCAGGTAAAGTTCAAGGGCAAGGTAGGCAGGGACATCTCGATAGAGGCAGGCCAGCAGGCGGCGCGCCTCTGTACGATAAACGCGCTGGCACAGCTAAAGTCGGCTCTTGGCAGCCTTGACAGAGTAAAGCGGGCGGTCAAGGTTACGGGGTTTGTCAGCTGCGACCCATTGTTTGCAGACCAGCCCAAGGTGATCAACGGCGCGTCAGACCTGCTGGTTCAGGTATTTGGCGAAAATGGTAGGCATGCAAGGGCAGCAGTCGGGGTGAGCAGTCTGCCTCTTGACAGCGCAGTTGAGGTCGAGTTTATCGTCGAGGTTTAG
- a CDS encoding DHHA1 domain-containing protein, giving the protein MSSVCISHKEDADGLCSATLIKVAFDVSKVILVDYASLISKLEKVAASDGKIEQLFICDLGLSKKNEQKFVELLGNIASSGAEVTYIDHHDISKEIMQALKKAGVTLIHTIEECTSMQVYAKYRKKLPEHAAFFAAMGALTDYMENKPVASTIVPRFDRQFLMLESTVLSYMISASQHDDDFLVKIVDTLAKMKYPHDIKGGFETAEKYAKKVANAVESIQESVVKLDNIAHAPSTVELSSSMVVNFVLGSSGKPAAMVYKFKDDIKSYVVSIRGSAGCKVHLGRLTNEIASELGGSGGGHDRACGAVIPKDKLEEFIKTLDSRIA; this is encoded by the coding sequence ATGTCTTCTGTTTGCATATCTCACAAGGAAGATGCAGATGGGCTCTGCTCTGCCACTCTGATAAAGGTAGCGTTTGACGTTTCAAAAGTAATCCTTGTGGATTATGCTAGCCTTATCTCCAAGCTGGAAAAGGTCGCGGCTTCTGACGGCAAGATCGAGCAGCTGTTCATATGCGACCTTGGACTGTCGAAAAAGAATGAGCAGAAATTTGTCGAGCTGCTTGGCAATATAGCGTCCAGTGGGGCCGAAGTGACCTACATCGATCATCATGACATCAGCAAGGAGATAATGCAGGCGCTCAAGAAGGCTGGCGTGACCCTCATTCATACTATTGAAGAGTGCACAAGTATGCAGGTCTATGCGAAATACAGGAAAAAACTGCCCGAGCACGCAGCGTTTTTCGCGGCGATGGGCGCGCTGACCGACTATATGGAAAACAAGCCTGTTGCGTCTACGATTGTGCCCAGATTTGACAGGCAATTCCTTATGCTTGAATCGACCGTATTATCGTACATGATTTCCGCAAGCCAGCACGACGACGACTTTCTGGTGAAAATAGTCGACACGCTTGCCAAGATGAAATATCCCCACGACATCAAGGGCGGCTTTGAGACTGCCGAGAAATATGCCAAAAAGGTGGCAAACGCTGTCGAATCGATACAAGAATCTGTGGTCAAGCTCGACAATATCGCTCACGCGCCTAGCACGGTCGAGCTATCGTCAAGCATGGTGGTCAACTTTGTGCTTGGCTCGTCCGGCAAGCCCGCCGCGATGGTCTATAAGTTCAAGGACGACATCAAGTCATACGTCGTTTCAATACGCGGATCGGCCGGCTGCAAGGTGCACCTCGGCCGGCTCACAAACGAAATAGCGTCAGAGCTTGGAGGTAGCGGGGGCGGGCACGATAGGGCGTGCGGCGCAGTGATCCCAAAGGACAAGCTTGAGGAATTCATCAAGACCCTTGATAGCAGGATAGCCTAG
- a CDS encoding thioredoxin domain-containing protein: protein MQEEHASRGKPNKLAKETSPYLLQHAYNPVDWYSWGEEALERAKKEDKPIFLSVGYSACHWCHVMAHESFEDDEIAKIMNEHFINIKVDREERPDLDDIYQRVCQLATGTGGWPLSVFLTPDQKPFYVGTYFPKEGGHYNMPGFKTILLQLATAYKSKKQEIEAASGEFMDALAQTARDVALGAAGKASLERSILDEAAVGLLQMGDPIYGGFGQAPKFPNASNLMFLLRYYDISGMSCFKDFVAFTADKMAAGGIHDQLGGGFARYATDQKWLVPHFEKMLYDNALLAQLYSELYQITKAEKYLQITRKTLDFVIREMTHPEGGFYSAQDADSEGEEGKFYVWSKKEIASILGDQAATDIFCEHYGVTEGGNFEGKNILNVRVPVSSVGLRYGKTPEQTAQIIADASAKLFAAREKRVRPARDEKILTSWNGLMISGFAKGYGITGDQKYLQAAKDAVKFIETKIVTGDGRLLHTFKDGKSKLNAYLDDYAFYTGGLLDLFAIDSRQEYLDKAVKYTDFMLAHFWDEKEENLFFTSDDHEKLIVRTKSFYDLAIPSGNSVAASNLLRLYHYTQNNSYLDCAVKIMKASAKPAAENPFGFGQMLNTIYLYVKKPVEVTVITRNDHSSKMAEWLNQQFVPDGINAIVSTNELASLQKYAYFKGRVGDGETAFVCRNFTCSLPIKSQQELERQLTPS from the coding sequence ATGCAGGAAGAACACGCAAGCCGCGGCAAGCCGAACAAGCTCGCAAAGGAAACGAGCCCATACTTATTGCAGCACGCCTACAACCCTGTAGACTGGTACTCGTGGGGAGAAGAGGCGCTGGAACGGGCGAAAAAGGAAGACAAGCCAATTTTCCTGAGCGTCGGCTATAGCGCATGCCACTGGTGCCATGTTATGGCGCACGAGTCGTTTGAAGACGACGAAATTGCAAAAATAATGAACGAGCATTTCATTAATATCAAGGTCGACAGAGAGGAACGGCCTGATCTCGATGATATTTACCAGCGGGTCTGCCAGCTTGCTACTGGAACCGGCGGCTGGCCGCTGTCTGTGTTTCTGACTCCTGATCAAAAACCATTCTACGTTGGGACCTATTTTCCAAAGGAGGGCGGCCACTACAATATGCCGGGGTTCAAGACGATACTTCTCCAGCTTGCCACAGCTTACAAGAGCAAAAAACAAGAAATAGAGGCGGCAAGCGGCGAGTTCATGGATGCCTTGGCGCAGACCGCAAGGGATGTTGCCTTGGGCGCGGCAGGCAAGGCGAGCCTAGAGCGCTCTATCCTTGACGAGGCCGCAGTGGGTCTGCTCCAGATGGGAGACCCGATATACGGCGGCTTTGGACAGGCCCCTAAGTTCCCAAACGCGTCCAACCTAATGTTCCTGCTGCGCTATTACGACATTTCCGGCATGAGCTGCTTCAAAGATTTTGTCGCATTCACCGCAGACAAGATGGCAGCGGGCGGCATACATGATCAACTTGGCGGTGGCTTCGCGCGCTATGCTACCGATCAAAAGTGGCTCGTCCCGCACTTTGAAAAGATGCTCTATGACAACGCGCTTCTTGCCCAGCTGTACTCTGAGCTCTACCAAATTACAAAGGCCGAAAAATACTTGCAGATAACGAGAAAGACTCTGGACTTTGTCATACGGGAGATGACGCATCCTGAAGGCGGGTTCTATTCTGCGCAGGACGCCGACTCGGAAGGCGAGGAGGGCAAGTTCTACGTCTGGTCCAAAAAAGAGATCGCCTCGATACTCGGCGACCAAGCTGCCACTGACATTTTCTGCGAACACTACGGCGTGACTGAAGGCGGCAACTTTGAAGGCAAGAACATACTCAACGTGAGGGTGCCGGTGTCAAGCGTTGGCCTCAGGTACGGCAAGACGCCAGAACAGACCGCACAGATAATCGCAGACGCCTCTGCCAAGCTTTTTGCAGCAAGGGAAAAGAGGGTCAGGCCGGCGAGGGACGAAAAGATATTGACGTCGTGGAACGGCCTGATGATATCAGGCTTTGCCAAAGGCTACGGGATCACCGGCGACCAAAAGTACCTGCAGGCGGCAAAGGACGCGGTCAAGTTTATAGAAACCAAGATCGTAACAGGTGACGGCAGACTGCTGCACACTTTCAAGGACGGTAAGTCAAAGCTGAACGCGTACCTTGACGACTATGCATTCTATACCGGCGGCCTGCTTGACCTCTTTGCAATTGATTCTAGGCAGGAGTATCTGGACAAGGCGGTAAAATACACCGATTTCATGCTGGCGCACTTTTGGGACGAAAAGGAGGAAAACCTGTTCTTCACTTCTGACGACCATGAGAAGCTAATAGTGAGAACCAAGAGCTTTTACGACCTTGCGATTCCAAGCGGCAACTCTGTCGCCGCGTCTAACCTTCTCCGGCTCTACCACTACACGCAGAACAACAGCTACCTTGACTGCGCCGTCAAGATAATGAAGGCAAGCGCGAAACCGGCTGCCGAGAATCCGTTTGGGTTTGGACAGATGCTCAATACAATCTACCTTTATGTGAAAAAGCCGGTGGAGGTGACCGTGATAACAAGAAATGACCACAGCTCAAAAATGGCAGAATGGCTCAACCAGCAGTTCGTGCCAGATGGCATAAACGCAATCGTAAGCACAAATGAACTTGCATCGCTCCAGAAATATGCCTACTTTAAGGGGCGCGTGGGTGACGGCGAGACTGCCTTTGTGTGCCGGAATTTTACCTGCTCGCTCCCGATCAAGTCGCAGCAAGAGCTGGAGCGGCAGCTCACGCCTTCCTGA
- a CDS encoding pyridoxamine 5'-phosphate oxidase family protein yields MQLVKKYEIQSKQKIIDFLNSQPAGRIASIDKDGYPQVIPMNFVYFNDAIYMHSHPFGEKLDNIRRNPSVGFEVDQHVCFLPSYYFHPTDASQADTLYISVVIKGRAEIVEDREEKAKALNALMEKYQKEGRYEALDAEMPVVEEVAIIKVIPSDMRGKYKIGQHWARPYRLKMAKNIIMREGLENAKPVLAIMGIKVASDGNLEIEQDPVM; encoded by the coding sequence GTGCAACTGGTAAAAAAATACGAGATACAGTCAAAACAAAAGATAATCGATTTTCTCAACAGCCAGCCTGCCGGCAGAATAGCATCGATCGACAAGGACGGCTACCCTCAGGTTATCCCCATGAACTTTGTCTACTTTAACGACGCCATCTACATGCATTCTCACCCGTTTGGAGAAAAGCTGGACAACATCCGGCGCAACCCAAGCGTCGGCTTTGAAGTGGACCAGCACGTCTGCTTTTTGCCCTCGTACTATTTCCACCCAACAGACGCGTCGCAGGCAGACACCCTCTACATCAGCGTGGTGATAAAGGGCAGGGCAGAGATCGTGGAGGACCGGGAGGAAAAGGCAAAGGCGCTCAACGCGCTCATGGAAAAGTACCAAAAGGAGGGCAGGTATGAGGCGCTTGACGCAGAGATGCCTGTAGTGGAAGAAGTCGCAATAATCAAGGTCATACCATCGGACATGCGAGGCAAGTACAAAATAGGGCAGCACTGGGCCAGGCCATACCGGCTAAAGATGGCAAAGAACATAATTATGCGTGAAGGTTTGGAAAATGCAAAGCCGGTTCTGGCTATAATGGGCATCAAGGTCGCTTCAGACGGCAACTTGGAGATCGAGCAAGATCCGGTGATGTAA
- a CDS encoding winged helix-turn-helix domain-containing protein yields MKYRSRTDIAAAMLEIALDGAIKTKIMYKAYLSFPQLKEYLAVLEEKGLLEYVSTDNEYRTTDKGKHFLKMYKDVGQMIFPNSKKK; encoded by the coding sequence GTGAAATATAGGAGCAGGACTGATATCGCTGCGGCCATGCTTGAAATTGCACTTGATGGCGCGATCAAGACCAAGATAATGTACAAGGCATATCTGTCGTTTCCACAGCTAAAAGAGTATCTTGCTGTCCTCGAAGAAAAGGGGTTGCTCGAATACGTCTCTACCGATAACGAGTACCGCACGACTGACAAGGGCAAGCACTTTTTAAAGATGTACAAAGATGTCGGCCAGATGATATTTCCGAACTCCAAGAAAAAGTAA
- a CDS encoding winged helix-turn-helix domain-containing protein has product MTDLVLEETYDRFVVLYDLLALVQQENATSESLAPAVHLSLGAVSQMLSFMLAQGFVKTVRSDSEFKITTLGSNFLRDFEGMRRFLS; this is encoded by the coding sequence ATGACAGATCTAGTACTAGAAGAAACATATGACCGGTTCGTTGTTCTTTACGATCTTCTTGCGCTGGTACAACAAGAAAACGCGACCAGCGAATCACTGGCACCGGCAGTGCACCTTTCGCTGGGCGCTGTCAGCCAGATGCTATCGTTCATGCTGGCGCAGGGGTTTGTAAAAACCGTCAGGAGCGACAGCGAGTTCAAAATAACTACGCTGGGCTCGAACTTTTTGCGGGACTTTGAGGGTATGAGGAGATTTCTCTCTTAG
- a CDS encoding PadR family transcriptional regulator, which produces MISEWLSRVGSAIPRGFSRQYILALLKEQPMTGKEIIDKATVQSDGKWKPSPGLIYPLLGRLLDEGLVTEDKDGRYAITKKGLEITSDLESFGSIIQKQIDVMLRVGNVGKFMAMDLIDRVTMIGSALSSNLDAMTQEERNKYREFLQSELKKLDEQQSKDAAAAATKEKVNIE; this is translated from the coding sequence ATGATATCAGAATGGCTATCAAGAGTGGGAAGTGCTATACCAAGGGGCTTTTCCAGACAATACATACTCGCTTTACTCAAAGAACAGCCGATGACAGGTAAGGAGATAATCGACAAGGCTACGGTCCAGAGCGACGGCAAGTGGAAGCCATCGCCGGGGCTCATTTATCCACTGCTTGGCAGGTTGCTTGACGAAGGTCTTGTGACAGAAGACAAGGACGGCAGGTATGCGATAACAAAGAAAGGACTGGAAATCACGTCAGACTTGGAATCGTTCGGCAGTATAATCCAAAAGCAGATCGACGTGATGCTGCGCGTCGGCAACGTGGGCAAGTTCATGGCGATGGATCTCATCGACAGGGTGACGATGATCGGCTCGGCGCTCAGCTCAAACCTTGACGCAATGACACAAGAAGAGCGCAACAAGTACAGAGAGTTTCTGCAAAGCGAGCTGAAAAAGCTTGACGAGCAGCAGTCCAAGGATGCGGCAGCGGCAGCAACAAAAGAAAAAGTGAACATCGAGTAA
- a CDS encoding cation:proton antiporter: protein MATEQLFVSIVIILVAARILGELFQRIKQPPLVGELLAGVVIGPSLLGLVLPSTDLQVLSDLAVFFLMFLAGLEMDPKEIRRAGRSAIVISLVAFFIPLLAGTGVASLFGLTIVQSLFMGLLLSITAVPVSAIVLMQFGILNSRLGNTVMTAAVINDILSLIVLSIILQIHTAEGTGAQVDFENVGWSGAKIAAFLGGIFLFDILFRKTSSWLPSRVEPFFKKYLQTKEAAFGILLITTIAISLIAQDIGLHFVIGTFFSGLVVYKEMIGRQNFNRVYGIISAITFGFFAPIFFALIGIEFNVQSLINAVPLFFALLGVAVATKIAAGYAGAKLVGFNHEISLAIGFLMNGRGMVELVIASIGFAAGVIDLTLFSIAVAIGLVTSILAPVTSRPLVSKAKSRGSEAVEVKEPPNDQQHSAAWS, encoded by the coding sequence GTGGCGACAGAGCAGCTATTCGTCAGCATTGTCATAATCCTCGTCGCCGCCAGGATCTTGGGCGAGCTATTCCAGAGGATCAAGCAGCCGCCACTTGTGGGCGAACTCTTGGCAGGCGTCGTTATCGGCCCATCGCTTCTTGGACTGGTGCTTCCGAGCACCGACCTGCAGGTCCTTTCGGACCTTGCTGTCTTTTTCCTGATGTTCCTCGCAGGCTTAGAAATGGATCCAAAGGAGATCAGGAGGGCCGGCAGGTCTGCAATCGTGATATCGCTTGTCGCATTCTTCATACCGCTGCTTGCCGGCACTGGCGTTGCATCGCTGTTCGGCCTCACGATTGTGCAGTCGCTCTTTATGGGGCTGCTCTTGTCGATCACAGCCGTCCCTGTGAGCGCAATAGTGCTGATGCAGTTTGGGATCCTGAACAGCAGGCTTGGCAACACCGTCATGACGGCTGCCGTCATCAATGACATCCTCTCGCTGATTGTCCTCTCGATCATCCTCCAGATACATACTGCGGAAGGCACAGGCGCGCAGGTCGACTTTGAAAACGTTGGGTGGTCCGGTGCCAAGATAGCGGCATTCCTTGGGGGCATATTTCTCTTTGATATATTGTTTAGAAAGACCTCAAGCTGGCTGCCAAGCAGGGTCGAGCCGTTCTTCAAGAAATACCTGCAGACAAAAGAAGCAGCATTTGGAATATTGTTGATAACTACAATAGCGATATCGCTGATCGCGCAGGATATCGGGCTCCATTTCGTGATCGGCACGTTCTTCTCGGGACTTGTGGTCTACAAGGAGATGATAGGCAGGCAGAACTTTAACCGGGTCTATGGGATAATCTCTGCGATCACCTTTGGGTTTTTCGCGCCGATCTTTTTCGCGCTCATTGGCATAGAGTTCAACGTGCAGTCGCTCATCAACGCGGTGCCGCTGTTCTTTGCGCTCTTGGGAGTGGCAGTAGCGACAAAGATAGCGGCGGGATACGCCGGTGCCAAGCTGGTGGGCTTTAACCACGAGATAAGCCTGGCTATAGGGTTCCTCATGAACGGTAGGGGGATGGTCGAGCTGGTTATAGCTTCGATTGGGTTTGCTGCCGGAGTTATTGACCTGACGCTCTTTTCAATCGCAGTCGCGATAGGGCTTGTCACCAGCATACTTGCGCCCGTTACATCGCGGCCGCTTGTCAGCAAGGCCAAGTCAAGGGGAAGCGAAGCGGTGGAGGTCAAAGAGCCGCCCAATGACCAACAACATTCAGCCGCGTGGAGCTAG
- a CDS encoding response regulator: MQQRVRIMAVDDEPDILNIVKMSLAKWGYEVDAFLDPVVALDHFSQNASAYSLILTDIKMPGMSGEELARRARQTRPDVKVMIMTAFEVDKALKESLPSIEKDGFLQKPFHTTDVCVAVKKHLDAA, encoded by the coding sequence ATGCAGCAGCGGGTGCGCATAATGGCAGTTGACGACGAGCCCGACATCCTAAATATAGTCAAGATGTCGCTTGCCAAGTGGGGCTACGAAGTAGACGCCTTCCTCGACCCTGTAGTGGCGCTTGACCACTTTTCTCAAAACGCATCGGCGTACTCGCTCATACTCACGGACATAAAGATGCCCGGCATGAGTGGGGAAGAGCTTGCAAGGCGCGCTAGGCAGACGAGGCCGGACGTCAAGGTCATGATCATGACGGCATTTGAAGTAGACAAGGCTCTCAAGGAATCACTGCCATCGATAGAGAAGGATGGCTTTTTGCAAAAGCCGTTTCACACCACTGACGTGTGCGTAGCGGTCAAAAAGCATCTGGATGCCGCGTAG